One genomic segment of Rhizobium gallicum bv. gallicum R602sp includes these proteins:
- a CDS encoding protein-L-isoaspartate(D-aspartate) O-methyltransferase, translating into MTARLVEKEGFAALVLRLRAEGISDIDLLTAVEQTPRSLFVPPQFSDDAYSTRTIPIECGSFLEGVDLAVRILHLLKVKPGQRVLEVGTGSGFTAAVIGRIAERVLTIDRYKTLTANAQRRMDQLGLRSIVVRQADGSNGLQGEGTFDRILVTAAFNSMPRFYADQLVSGGSMIAPLMISEDQCRMVRLTKTGSRFERDELFDVPYLPIVPRLASQL; encoded by the coding sequence TTGACGGCACGGCTGGTCGAGAAGGAAGGTTTTGCGGCGCTCGTCTTGAGGCTGCGGGCGGAGGGTATCTCAGACATCGATCTCCTGACTGCCGTCGAGCAGACGCCGCGCTCGCTTTTCGTGCCGCCGCAATTTTCCGACGACGCCTATTCCACCCGGACGATCCCGATCGAGTGCGGCTCGTTCCTGGAAGGCGTCGATCTTGCCGTCCGCATCCTGCATCTTCTGAAGGTCAAGCCCGGTCAGCGTGTGCTCGAAGTGGGTACCGGCAGCGGCTTCACCGCAGCTGTCATCGGCCGCATCGCCGAGCGCGTGCTGACGATCGACCGCTACAAGACGCTGACGGCCAATGCGCAGCGGCGCATGGATCAGCTCGGCCTTCGCAGCATCGTCGTGCGGCAAGCCGACGGCAGCAACGGCCTGCAGGGCGAGGGGACTTTCGACCGCATCCTGGTGACGGCCGCATTCAATTCCATGCCGCGCTTTTATGCGGACCAGCTCGTCTCCGGCGGTTCGATGATTGCGCCGCTGATGATCTCCGAGGACCAGTGCCGCATGGTCCGGCTGACGAAGACCGGCAGCCGCTTCGAGCGCGACGAGCTTTTCGACGTGCCTTATTTGCCCATCGTGCCGAGATTGGCTTCCCAGCTCTGA
- a CDS encoding Mth938-like domain-containing protein: protein MAKGIEIREAHFPGRAPVDTYGNGGFRFADMSHRGSILCLPSGIYGWDMDMSKALSVESFQRVLDEADDIEVLLVGTGTELRRLPPELKDALKARGISSDPMSTGAAVRTFNIMLAESRAVAAALIAV from the coding sequence ATGGCTAAAGGCATCGAAATCCGCGAGGCCCATTTCCCCGGCCGCGCTCCCGTCGACACGTACGGAAATGGCGGCTTCCGCTTTGCCGATATGTCGCATCGCGGCTCCATCCTCTGCCTTCCATCCGGCATCTACGGCTGGGACATGGATATGTCGAAGGCGCTCTCCGTGGAGAGTTTCCAGAGAGTGCTGGATGAGGCAGATGACATCGAGGTTCTGCTCGTCGGGACAGGCACCGAGCTTCGCCGCTTGCCGCCGGAGCTGAAGGATGCCCTGAAGGCCCGCGGTATTTCCTCCGACCCGATGAGCACGGGTGCTGCAGTCCGCACCTTCAACATCATGCTTGCAGAATCGCGCGCCGTCGCGGCGGCTCTGATCGCGGTCTGA
- the serS gene encoding serine--tRNA ligase has translation MLDIKWIRENPEALDEALAKRGAEPLAQSLIALDEKRRSAVQRVQDLQSRRNAASREIGAAMAQKNSELAEKLKAEVAEMKVSLPAAEEEDRQLTAELNDALARIANVPLDDVPVGKDERDNVIARTVGEKPRWNHTPKEHFEIGETLGYMDFERAAKLSGSRFTVLTGPLARLERALGQFMIDLHTTEHGYSEVSSPLMVRDEAVFGTAQLPKFAEDLFRTTDGRWLIPTAEVTLTNLVSGEILEQEKLPLRFTALTPSFRSEAGSAGRDTRGMLRQHQFWKCELVSITDAESSIAEHERMTACAEEVLKRLGLHFRTMTLCTGDMGFGSRKTYDIEVWLPGQNAYREISSCSVCGDFQARRMNARYRGKDDKSTKFVHTLNGSGTAVGRCLIAVLENYLNEDGSVTIPDALLPYMGGLTKIERAA, from the coding sequence ATGCTCGATATCAAATGGATCCGTGAGAATCCCGAGGCGCTCGATGAAGCACTGGCCAAGCGCGGTGCGGAGCCCTTGGCCCAAAGCCTCATAGCTCTCGATGAGAAGCGCCGTTCCGCCGTACAGAGGGTGCAGGACCTGCAGTCCCGCCGCAACGCCGCCTCCAGGGAAATTGGCGCGGCGATGGCGCAGAAGAACAGCGAGCTTGCCGAAAAGCTGAAGGCCGAAGTCGCCGAGATGAAGGTTTCGCTGCCGGCGGCCGAAGAGGAAGACCGCCAGCTGACGGCCGAGCTCAACGACGCGCTGGCGCGCATTGCGAACGTGCCGCTCGACGACGTACCGGTCGGCAAGGACGAGCGCGACAACGTCATCGCTCGCACGGTCGGCGAAAAGCCGCGCTGGAACCACACGCCGAAGGAACATTTCGAAATCGGCGAAACCCTTGGCTACATGGATTTCGAACGTGCCGCCAAGCTTTCCGGTTCGCGCTTCACCGTGCTGACAGGACCGCTTGCGAGGCTCGAGCGCGCGCTCGGTCAGTTCATGATCGACCTCCACACGACGGAACATGGCTATAGCGAAGTCAGCTCGCCGCTGATGGTGCGCGACGAGGCCGTGTTCGGCACCGCACAGCTTCCAAAGTTCGCGGAAGACCTCTTCAGGACGACTGACGGTCGCTGGCTGATCCCGACGGCTGAAGTAACGCTGACCAATCTGGTCTCGGGTGAGATTCTCGAGCAGGAAAAGCTGCCCCTCCGCTTCACCGCGCTGACCCCGTCTTTCCGTTCTGAGGCAGGTTCGGCAGGGCGCGATACGCGCGGCATGCTGCGCCAGCACCAGTTCTGGAAGTGCGAACTCGTGTCGATCACCGATGCCGAGAGCTCGATCGCCGAGCATGAACGCATGACGGCCTGCGCCGAAGAAGTGCTGAAGCGCCTCGGCCTGCATTTCCGCACGATGACGCTCTGCACCGGTGACATGGGCTTCGGCTCGCGCAAGACCTACGATATCGAGGTCTGGCTGCCGGGGCAAAACGCCTATCGCGAAATCTCGTCCTGCTCGGTCTGCGGCGATTTCCAGGCGCGGCGCATGAATGCGCGCTATCGCGGCAAGGATGACAAGAGCACGAAGTTCGTTCACACGCTGAACGGCTCCGGCACCGCCGTCGGCCGCTGCCTGATCGCAGTGCTCGAAAACTACCTGAACGAGGACGGCTCGGTGACTATCCCCGACGCGCTGCTGCCCTATATGGGCGGTTTGACGAAGATCGAACGGGCGGCCTGA
- a CDS encoding LysM peptidoglycan-binding domain-containing M23 family metallopeptidase: MRFSVSPKFGKPAGNLLFITLLASTATGCSSDVTRFGGLFAGSGQDQMTTGSVPRRNMSGSQGDPVPSADLQSGMAQPSYSASNDALNQPYPAATGTTSSSARLASAPVSVQRTELAAPTGASPAPSREKQIAMAQPFPAASSGSQAPRQRQAAPKLAAPDPMTTGTTPKVSGWSAANAPTVLVRPGENLATLANRYGVPEKEILRVNNMKSAAAIKPGETILIPTFNGGRNAAKASAQAADLSKTGKLPQPSKTPDQNLAVLPGANAARDKSQASADAAAGKIAAGAGKDPNAGGGTYTVKPGDSLAKIAKATGTKIDDLKAANNLSASSIRIGQTLAIPNGSSSADQTKTASIPAKAEPKPAAPAAVETASAQPASYHAPVATQTVDEVEKKSDVASAAPESTGIGKYRWPVRGAVIAAYGANVNGSRNDGIDISVPQGTPIKAAENGVVIYAGNGLKELGNTVLIRHDDGTVTVYGNADTLSVARGQKIQRGQTVAVSGMSGSVKQPQVHFEVRKDASPVNPITFLE; encoded by the coding sequence ATGCGTTTTAGCGTTTCGCCAAAGTTCGGAAAGCCGGCCGGCAATCTCTTGTTTATTACCTTGCTGGCAAGCACCGCAACGGGCTGCAGTTCGGATGTGACCCGCTTCGGCGGCCTCTTTGCCGGGTCGGGCCAGGATCAGATGACGACCGGTTCTGTACCGAGGCGGAACATGAGTGGCTCGCAGGGGGATCCGGTCCCGAGCGCCGATCTTCAGTCCGGAATGGCGCAGCCCTCATATAGTGCCAGCAATGACGCATTGAACCAGCCTTATCCGGCGGCGACCGGAACGACAAGCTCCAGCGCGCGCCTTGCGTCCGCCCCGGTTTCTGTCCAGCGCACCGAACTTGCCGCGCCGACGGGCGCATCCCCGGCGCCGTCGCGCGAAAAGCAGATCGCCATGGCGCAGCCGTTCCCGGCAGCTTCCTCCGGCTCGCAGGCTCCCCGCCAGAGGCAGGCTGCTCCGAAGCTGGCTGCGCCCGATCCGATGACGACGGGCACGACTCCGAAGGTGTCCGGATGGTCGGCGGCCAACGCGCCTACTGTGTTGGTGCGTCCGGGCGAAAATCTGGCAACGCTGGCCAACCGCTACGGCGTTCCCGAAAAGGAAATCCTCCGCGTCAACAACATGAAGTCGGCCGCTGCCATCAAGCCGGGCGAAACGATCCTCATCCCGACCTTCAACGGCGGCAGGAATGCTGCCAAGGCTTCCGCGCAGGCCGCCGACCTTTCCAAGACCGGTAAGCTTCCGCAGCCGTCGAAGACGCCGGACCAGAACCTCGCGGTGTTGCCGGGCGCAAACGCTGCTCGCGACAAGTCGCAGGCAAGCGCGGATGCTGCCGCGGGCAAGATTGCGGCCGGTGCCGGAAAGGACCCGAATGCAGGCGGCGGCACTTATACGGTCAAGCCGGGCGATTCCCTGGCCAAGATTGCCAAGGCGACCGGCACAAAGATCGATGATCTCAAGGCTGCGAACAACCTTTCCGCAAGCTCGATCCGCATCGGCCAGACACTGGCGATCCCGAACGGTTCTAGTTCCGCCGATCAGACGAAGACTGCGTCCATCCCGGCCAAGGCCGAGCCGAAGCCTGCTGCTCCGGCCGCAGTTGAAACTGCGTCCGCCCAGCCGGCCTCCTACCACGCGCCGGTCGCAACGCAGACTGTCGACGAAGTCGAGAAGAAGTCCGATGTCGCCTCCGCAGCCCCCGAATCGACCGGCATCGGCAAATATCGCTGGCCGGTGCGCGGCGCCGTCATCGCCGCTTACGGCGCGAACGTCAATGGCAGCCGCAACGACGGTATCGACATCTCGGTGCCGCAGGGAACGCCGATCAAGGCCGCCGAAAACGGCGTGGTCATCTATGCCGGTAACGGCTTGAAGGAGCTCGGCAACACCGTCCTCATCCGCCACGACGACGGCACGGTGACCGTCTACGGCAATGCCGACACGCTGAGCGTCGCCCGCGGCCAGAAGATCCAGCGCGGCCAGACCGTCGCCGTCTCGGGCATGAGCGGCAGCGTCAAGCAACCGCAGGTCCACTTTGAAGTCCGCAAGGACGCCTCGCCGGTCAATCCGATCACCTTCCTCGAGTAG
- a CDS encoding phytoene/squalene synthase family protein: MSNQEICLAMLRDSDRDRYLACLLSPQDKRGALAALYAFNAELARIRDLVHEPLPGEVRMQYWRDLLEGTAHGSTEANPVAASLLSAIEAHRLPRQTLIDMIDARIFDLYDDPMETRTSLEGYAGETASALIQLASLVLSADEAAKSAEAAGHAGVAQAIAGMLLLMPLHRHRGQLYIPLEILSATGLDRDSFLAGKDKARISAAIEAFVGLGRDHLAKARAVVLPPAIFPAFLPVTLAEPMLMKAQKAGAALFDQSLQQPQWRRQLGMTLALMRKKI, from the coding sequence ATGAGCAACCAGGAGATCTGCCTGGCGATGCTGCGCGACAGCGATCGCGACCGCTATCTCGCCTGCCTTTTGTCTCCGCAGGACAAGCGCGGCGCCCTGGCAGCCCTTTACGCCTTCAATGCCGAACTCGCCCGCATCCGAGATCTCGTGCACGAGCCGCTGCCGGGCGAGGTGCGCATGCAATACTGGCGCGACCTGCTGGAAGGCACCGCCCACGGCTCGACCGAGGCCAATCCTGTTGCCGCATCCTTGCTGAGCGCGATCGAAGCCCACCGCCTGCCGCGCCAGACGCTCATCGACATGATCGATGCGCGCATCTTCGATCTCTACGACGATCCGATGGAAACGCGCACCTCACTTGAAGGCTATGCGGGAGAGACGGCCTCCGCGCTGATCCAGCTGGCAAGCCTCGTCTTGTCGGCGGACGAGGCGGCGAAATCTGCCGAGGCCGCGGGCCATGCCGGTGTCGCACAGGCTATTGCCGGCATGCTGCTGCTGATGCCGCTGCACCGCCATCGCGGCCAGCTCTATATTCCGCTCGAAATTCTGAGCGCCACCGGACTCGACCGCGATAGCTTCCTGGCGGGCAAGGACAAGGCACGCATTTCCGCTGCTATCGAAGCCTTCGTCGGTCTTGGCCGCGATCATCTCGCAAAGGCCCGTGCGGTCGTGCTCCCGCCCGCCATTTTCCCAGCCTTCCTGCCTGTGACGCTCGCCGAGCCAATGCTCATGAAGGCGCAGAAGGCTGGCGCTGCACTGTTTGATCAATCGCTGCAACAGCCGCAATGGCGCCGGCAGCTCGGCATGACGCTGGCGCTGATGCGCAAGAAAATCTGA
- the yajC gene encoding preprotein translocase subunit YajC has protein sequence MFITPAFAQAAPDAAASPFGSGFEMIILFVPLMVVWYFLLIRPQRAQAKKRAETLSAIRRGDQVVTAGGLVGKVTKVVDDKELEVEIADGVRVRVVRSGIADVRVKGEPVKADAA, from the coding sequence ATGTTCATCACCCCGGCATTTGCCCAGGCCGCACCGGATGCCGCTGCGTCGCCCTTCGGCTCCGGCTTCGAAATGATCATCCTGTTCGTGCCGCTGATGGTCGTCTGGTACTTCCTGCTGATCCGCCCGCAGCGCGCCCAGGCCAAGAAGCGTGCAGAAACCTTAAGCGCGATCCGCCGCGGCGACCAGGTCGTCACGGCCGGTGGCCTCGTCGGTAAGGTAACGAAGGTCGTCGACGACAAGGAACTTGAAGTCGAAATCGCTGATGGCGTGCGCGTTCGCGTGGTCCGCAGCGGCATCGCCGACGTTCGCGTGAAGGGCGAGCCCGTAAAGGCAGACGCTGCGTAA
- the secDF gene encoding protein translocase subunit SecDF, which translates to MLHLSRWKTVLIWLIVFVAALGAAPNLFTDVWLPGWMPHKRVALGLDLQGGSHIVLKAERSDIVRKRLENTVASVRGRLREAGIRYTGLAGNGQTIQVRITDPNQIDRAVSVLTPLTAAATGARDPDVTLSKGNDGQLTLQITGKAIGRSLLAALTQSVDIVGRRAVEAGGIDPVIETRGPDRLSVQVPGLADPQRFKDLSSQDGRLSFHLIDGSMSPQDAMGGTVPARSRIVYSQDDPPDAFLVERTEVLSSADLSDFQVEPGNDEESSILTFRINPESARRFAELTQKNVGRSLAILLDDQVIAAPDIGEPVAGNRGEIPLNYSQEETEDLAAILRSGALPVTLTIVEERTIDPGLGAGSIRSGLVAGFVGAVFVIGLMVAFYGILGVIAGAALVVNIMMILAVLSLSGAPLTLPGVAGIVLTIGIAVDATVLIYERIREEVKGGAHLDQAIEVGYSRAFMTVVDANITTLIAAAILFYLGSDAIRGFAVTLAIGILTTAFTAFLFTRPLVVAWVRHRRFKHLPKSVHTDLFDGTNIRFMGIRRYSFTALAALSLVSMLAVTTIGMNLGIDFTGGSVIEVRSKQGPADLEDIRSRLSQLNIGDIQARRLRDASNAIIRIEAQGGGENAEQSAITLVRSELADQYDFRRVEVVGPAVSGELTRTATLGVLASLAAILVYIWFRFEWQFAVGAIIATLHDVILTLGSFVVTGIEFNLTSIAALLVIVGYSLNDTVVVYDRMRENLKHFRKMPLPILIDASINQTLSRTILTSATTLLSLLALYLFGGEVIRSFALVMLFGVAVGTFSSIYIAAPVLILFRLRPKTFDEKEDGATDEKSGKATV; encoded by the coding sequence ATGCTCCATCTTTCCCGTTGGAAAACAGTTCTGATCTGGCTCATTGTCTTTGTGGCGGCGCTCGGCGCCGCCCCAAATCTTTTCACGGACGTCTGGCTGCCGGGCTGGATGCCGCACAAGCGGGTGGCCCTCGGCCTCGATCTTCAGGGCGGTTCGCATATCGTGCTGAAGGCGGAGCGCTCCGACATCGTCAGGAAGCGGCTCGAAAACACCGTTGCGAGCGTGCGCGGCAGGCTGCGCGAAGCAGGAATTCGCTATACGGGCCTCGCCGGCAATGGGCAGACCATTCAGGTCCGCATCACCGATCCGAACCAGATCGATCGGGCCGTCAGCGTTCTGACGCCGCTGACCGCTGCGGCAACCGGAGCCCGGGATCCCGACGTCACGCTCTCGAAAGGCAATGACGGCCAGCTGACATTGCAAATCACCGGCAAGGCGATCGGCCGAAGCCTGTTGGCGGCGCTCACACAATCGGTCGATATCGTTGGCCGCCGTGCCGTCGAGGCAGGCGGGATCGATCCTGTCATCGAAACCCGCGGCCCAGATCGATTGTCCGTGCAGGTGCCGGGTCTCGCCGACCCGCAGCGGTTCAAGGATCTTTCGAGCCAGGATGGCCGGCTTTCCTTCCACCTGATCGATGGCAGCATGTCGCCGCAGGATGCGATGGGCGGCACCGTGCCGGCGCGCTCGCGGATCGTCTATTCGCAGGACGACCCGCCGGACGCCTTTCTTGTAGAGCGCACGGAAGTGCTGTCGTCGGCCGATCTGAGCGATTTCCAGGTCGAGCCTGGCAACGACGAAGAGAGTTCGATCCTCACCTTTCGCATTAATCCCGAGAGTGCCAGGCGATTTGCCGAGCTGACGCAGAAGAATGTGGGGCGGTCCCTCGCGATCCTGCTGGACGATCAGGTCATTGCCGCACCTGATATCGGCGAACCGGTCGCCGGCAATAGGGGCGAGATACCGCTCAACTATTCGCAGGAGGAGACGGAAGACCTCGCCGCAATCTTGCGCTCCGGGGCGCTTCCCGTAACGCTGACGATTGTCGAGGAGCGGACGATCGATCCTGGTCTCGGCGCCGGATCCATCCGCTCCGGCCTCGTTGCAGGGTTTGTCGGCGCCGTTTTCGTGATCGGCCTGATGGTGGCGTTCTACGGTATCCTCGGCGTGATTGCCGGCGCTGCGCTTGTGGTCAACATCATGATGATCCTTGCGGTTCTCAGTCTGTCGGGAGCGCCGCTAACCTTGCCGGGTGTTGCAGGCATCGTGTTGACGATCGGCATTGCGGTCGATGCCACCGTTCTGATCTACGAACGCATCCGCGAAGAGGTCAAAGGCGGCGCGCATCTCGATCAGGCGATCGAGGTAGGTTATTCCAGAGCCTTTATGACCGTCGTCGATGCCAATATCACGACCTTGATTGCCGCCGCGATCCTCTTCTATCTGGGAAGCGATGCCATTCGCGGCTTTGCAGTCACGCTTGCGATCGGCATTCTAACGACAGCGTTCACTGCCTTCCTCTTCACGCGCCCGCTGGTCGTTGCCTGGGTGCGCCACCGCCGCTTCAAGCATCTGCCGAAGAGCGTCCACACCGATCTCTTCGACGGCACGAACATCCGATTCATGGGCATCCGCCGCTACAGCTTCACCGCGCTTGCCGCCCTTTCGCTCGTTTCCATGCTGGCCGTAACGACGATTGGCATGAATCTCGGCATCGATTTCACGGGCGGCTCCGTCATCGAGGTGAGATCAAAGCAGGGACCGGCCGATCTTGAGGATATCCGTTCGCGGCTGAGCCAACTGAATATAGGCGATATCCAGGCCAGGCGCCTTCGCGATGCCTCAAACGCCATCATCCGCATTGAAGCGCAGGGCGGGGGCGAAAATGCCGAGCAGTCGGCAATCACCCTCGTGCGCAGCGAGCTTGCGGACCAGTATGATTTCCGCCGCGTCGAAGTCGTCGGCCCCGCCGTTTCCGGCGAGCTGACGAGGACGGCGACGCTCGGCGTTCTTGCTTCGCTTGCGGCGATCCTCGTCTACATCTGGTTCCGCTTCGAGTGGCAGTTCGCCGTCGGCGCCATCATCGCGACGCTGCATGACGTCATCCTGACGCTCGGCTCCTTCGTCGTCACCGGGATCGAATTCAATCTGACGAGCATCGCCGCATTGCTTGTGATCGTCGGCTATTCGCTGAACGACACCGTCGTCGTTTACGACCGCATGCGCGAAAACCTGAAGCACTTCAGGAAGATGCCGCTACCGATCCTGATCGACGCCTCGATCAACCAGACGCTGTCGCGCACGATCCTGACGTCTGCCACGACGCTGCTTTCGCTGCTCGCGCTCTACCTCTTCGGCGGCGAGGTCATCCGCTCCTTCGCGCTCGTCATGCTTTTCGGCGTTGCCGTCGGAACCTTCTCCTCCATTTATATTGCAGCACCGGTACTGATCCTCTTCAGGCTTCGCCCGAAGACCTTCGACGAGAAAGAGGATGGGGCCACCGATGAAAAATCCGGAAAGGCCACAGTTTGA
- the surE gene encoding 5'/3'-nucleotidase SurE has protein sequence MRILLTNDDGIHAEGLAALERIARTLSDDVWIVAPETDQSGLAHSLSLSEPLRLRQVADKHFALRGTPTDCVIMGIKQVMDIKPDLVLSGVNSGSNVADDVTYSGTIAGAIEGTMQGVRSFALSQAYSYSDGARIVPWEVAEAHAPALLDRLMTVDLPEGTFLNLNFPNCRPADVQGAEVTAQGKLAFNLQIDARSDGRGLPYYWLKFGERGGAFAEGTDIHALKHNKISVTPLKLDLTDYSVKDRVARALSGTE, from the coding sequence ATGCGCATTCTGCTCACCAATGACGACGGCATCCATGCCGAAGGTCTCGCGGCACTTGAGCGGATTGCGCGCACCCTTTCGGACGATGTCTGGATCGTCGCGCCGGAAACGGATCAGAGCGGCCTGGCTCATTCGCTGAGCCTTTCGGAGCCGCTTCGTCTGCGTCAGGTGGCCGACAAGCATTTCGCGCTCCGCGGCACGCCGACGGATTGCGTCATCATGGGCATCAAGCAGGTGATGGACATCAAGCCTGACCTCGTGCTTTCCGGCGTCAATTCAGGCTCGAACGTCGCCGACGATGTCACCTATTCGGGCACCATCGCCGGCGCGATCGAAGGCACGATGCAAGGCGTGCGCTCCTTTGCGCTGAGCCAGGCCTATAGCTATTCCGACGGCGCGCGCATCGTGCCGTGGGAGGTCGCCGAGGCCCATGCGCCGGCGCTACTCGACAGGCTGATGACGGTCGACCTGCCGGAAGGCACTTTCCTCAACCTCAACTTCCCGAACTGCCGTCCGGCCGATGTTCAGGGTGCCGAAGTCACAGCCCAGGGCAAGCTCGCCTTCAACCTGCAGATTGATGCGCGCTCCGACGGCCGCGGCTTGCCATATTATTGGCTGAAGTTCGGCGAGCGTGGCGGCGCCTTTGCAGAGGGCACGGATATTCACGCGCTGAAGCATAATAAAATTTCGGTAACACCTTTGAAACTGGATCTAACCGATTATTCCGTGAAGGACCGCGTGGCGCGGGCGCTTTCAGGTACGGAGTAG
- a CDS encoding ATP-binding protein produces the protein MAEELNSVILQELRRLANAVERLAGPAPGVNDWNGADCFVWSPARTHLQPVARPNRVALKLIRGVDHVRDILHENTVRFAEGFAANNVLLWGARGMGKSSLVKAVHEDVRRESGVSLKLVEVHREDIASLPTLLDILKEVPHRVIVFCDDLSFDHDDTAYKSLKAALDGGIEGRPDNVLFYATSNRRHLLPRHMMENEQSTAINPSEAVEEKVSLSDRFGLWLGFHKCSQEDYLMMIDGYAEHFKLTLDRKKMHAEALEWATTRGARSGRVAWQYIQDLAGRMRVALARD, from the coding sequence ATGGCCGAAGAATTGAACAGCGTCATCTTGCAGGAGCTGAGGCGGCTTGCCAATGCGGTCGAGCGGCTGGCAGGCCCGGCGCCCGGCGTCAACGACTGGAACGGCGCCGACTGTTTCGTCTGGTCGCCTGCCCGCACGCATCTGCAGCCCGTCGCGCGGCCGAACCGCGTTGCCTTGAAGCTCATCCGCGGCGTCGACCACGTGCGTGACATCCTGCACGAAAACACGGTGCGCTTTGCCGAGGGATTTGCCGCCAACAACGTGCTACTCTGGGGCGCGCGCGGCATGGGCAAGTCGTCGCTGGTCAAAGCCGTGCATGAGGACGTGCGGCGCGAAAGCGGCGTTTCGCTGAAGCTTGTAGAAGTGCATCGCGAGGACATTGCGAGCCTTCCGACCCTGCTTGATATCCTGAAGGAGGTGCCCCATCGCGTCATCGTTTTCTGCGACGACCTTTCCTTCGACCATGACGATACCGCCTACAAGTCGCTCAAGGCAGCGCTTGACGGCGGCATCGAAGGCCGGCCGGACAACGTGCTTTTCTACGCTACCTCCAACCGTCGCCACCTGCTGCCACGGCATATGATGGAGAACGAGCAGTCGACCGCGATCAATCCATCCGAGGCCGTCGAAGAGAAGGTATCGCTTTCCGACCGTTTCGGCCTTTGGCTCGGCTTCCACAAATGCAGCCAGGAAGACTATCTCATGATGATCGACGGCTATGCCGAGCATTTCAAGCTGACGCTCGATCGCAAGAAGATGCATGCGGAAGCGCTGGAATGGGCGACCACGCGCGGTGCGCGCTCCGGCCGTGTCGCATGGCAGTACATCCAGGATCTCGCAGGGCGCATGCGCGTCGCGCTCGCCCGCGACTGA